In a genomic window of Jaculus jaculus isolate mJacJac1 chromosome 8, mJacJac1.mat.Y.cur, whole genome shotgun sequence:
- the Prph2 gene encoding peripherin-2: MALLKVKFDQKKRVKLAQGLWLMNWLSVLAGIIILSMGLFLKIELRKRSEVMNNAESHFVPNSLIAMGVLSCVFNSLAGKICYDALDPAKYAKWKPWLKPYLAVCVLFNILLFLVALCCFLLRGSLESTLASGLKNGMKYYRDTDTPGRCFMKKTIDMLQIEFKCCGNNGFRDWFEIQWISNRYLDFSSKEVKDRIKSNVDGRYLVDGVPFSCCNPNSPRPCIQYQLTNNSAHYSYDHQSEELNLWLRGCRAALLSYYSSLMNSMGVVTLLIWLFEVTITIGLRYLHTALESVSNPEDPECESEGWLLEKSVSETWKAFLESFKNLGKGNQVEAEAADAGPAPEAG; the protein is encoded by the exons ATGGCGCTGCTGAAAGTCAAGTTTGACCAAAAGAAAAGGGTCAAGTTGGCCCAGGGGCTCTGGCTCATGAACTGGCTGTCTGTCTTGGCCGGCATCATTATCCTGAGCATGGGGCTATTCCTGAAGATTGAACTCCGGAAGAGGAGCGAAGTGATGAATAATGCAGAGAGCCATTTTGTGCCCAACTCCTTGATAGCCATGGGGGTACTGTCCTGCGTCTTCAACTCTCTGGCTGGCAAGATCTGCTATGATGCCCTGGATCCTGCCAAGTATGCCAAGTGGAAGCCTTGGCTGAAGCCGTACCTAGCTGTCTGTGTCCTCTTCaacatcctcctcttcctcgtgGCTCTCTGCTGCTTCCTACTGAGGGGCTCCCTGGAGAGCACCCTGGCTTCGGGCCTCAAGAACGGCATGAAGTATTACCGGGACACCGACACCCCAGGCAGGTGCTTCATGAAGAAGACCATCGACATGTTACAGATCGAGTTCAAGTGCTGCGGCAACAACGGCTTCCGGGACTGGTTCGAGATTCAGTGGATCAGTAACCGCTACCTGGACTTCTCCTCCAAGGAAGTCAAAGA CCGCATCAAGAGCAACGTGGATGGGCGCTACCTGGTGGACGGCGtccccttcagctgctgcaaccCCAACTCGCCGCGGCCGTGCATCCAGTACCAGCTCACCAACAACTCGGCTCACTACAGCTACGACCACCAGAGCGAGGAGCTCAACCTGTGGCTCAGGGGCTGCAGGGCTGCCTTGCTCAGCTACTACAGCAGCCTCATGAACTCCATGGGGGTCGTCACGCTCCTCATCTGGCTCTTTGAG GTGACCATCACCATAGGGCTGCGCTACCTGCACACGGCGCTGGAAAGCGTGTCCAACCCCGAGGACCCCGAATGTGAGAGCGAGGGCTGGCTTCTGGAGAAGAGCGTGTCCGAGACCTGGAAGGCCTTTCTGGAGAGTTTCAAAAACCTGGGCAAGGGCAACCAGGTGGAGGCCGAAGCGGCCGATGCGGGCCCGGCCCCGGAGGCCGGCTGA